CAGAGAGCTTCTTGTGATGTGGTGCCAAGCTCTCTACAATTTCAACAAACCGCTTCATGTTGTGCATCATCTCATCGAAAATGCAACAAAGTGGTTCAACAACTGCTTTATTAAGCAATAATAAGCATGATTGCCAAGGGGGCACCACTTTGCTTTAAGCAGCTAAGTTAGTTTATTACATACTCGATCAGTTGCACCTTAATTACGTACACCAGCCAGTGCACATCACATCTCATGGACACGCACACACGACACGCATAGATAGAATGTCTTAATTTGGAGTTAGATTCAAGCAAAGAAAGACGGCCACTCCATATATTCGTTATGCTTTTGGTTCCATGCAAGCAAAGCAAAAGCGATTCCTTGCCTCCATGCTCACCCAGCAAACATAGCAAAGCAAAGCAGCAATATTCTCTAGCTCCTTTTTTAATCTCTGGCTGGAGTCTCTCTCGTTGCACTCTTAACCAATTTACAAACGCAGCACAACAGCAATACTCCATTCTCTTCCCGTGGGTTCACGCTTCACTTCTCGTGGGTTCGGACTTCAGACAGAGGAGAGCAATAGCTTGGTGGCTTCGCTGGAGAGCCATGGCCATGAGCGGGATCGGGAGCGTAATTGCGGGTGCCGTGGGGAAGCAGATCGTCGGCATGCTGGGAGACTATGCCGCGTCGGAGGTCACTCTGCAGTGGAGGTACAGAGAGGAGGTGCTGGAGATGGAGGAGACGATGAAAGATCTGGAGGCGGTGCTGAGCGATGCCGACGACAAGTCGCGTCGAGGAGGAGATGGCGGAAGAGTCTTCCAGCGCTGGCTTACCAAGTTTAAGCGCGCTGCCTATGACGTCGAGGATGTGCTTGACGAGTTGGACGCCAATGACCTCATCAACAAGAGCCAATCCAAGGTATTCATTCCCATATTGATTCTTCTACTCTTCTTATCTAAAAAGACATTGATTCTTTGGTTATCGTGTTTGGAGCAAATGTCCTTGTGCATGCGTCTGGTTATGCCATAGCCCATCTTTATCCCCTTATTTTGTAACTAACGTCCGTGTCCATCCTTCTTCTCTGGCTCCTCCTGCGGTGCATGAGAGTCTGAAAAAAGTTGTGCTTACCGACTTCAATTTTCCCTTTTTGCAGGTCAGCTTATGGTTTTCCAGGAACAATCAACTCCTGCAGCGAATAACCATGCCCCACAAGATGAAGAAGGTGATGATGAAGATAGACCAAGTTGAAAAGGAGGGCAGAAGGAGGCTTAATCTTGTGCCTCAACAAGCAAGGGGAGAAGGGAGCAGAAACAATGAAATTCCTGCAGTCCACTACGGTGATGGCGTGAAAACTGGAATGGTGGGGAGGGGTATCGAGAAGGACAAGATAATCAGCCTGCTACTCACAACTGAAGAAACTAACCAGCAGGATATCTCCATCATTCCAGTTGTTGGCCTTGGTGGCATAGGCAAGACGACACTGGCTGAATCAGTTCTTGCAGACAAGAGGGTCAGTGTCTTTGATGTCGCAATCTGGGTTAATGTGTCCAAACagtttgatttgcacaaaattgggGGTGCCATCCTCAAAAGAATGATGAATAGCACCATCAACCTTGACAACTCCGATTTGCAGCTTCATCTGAAAAAGGAACTTGCTACCAGAAGATACTTGATTGTTCTGGATGATCTCTGGGAAGAAGATGGAAATAATCTTGAAAGGTTGAAGGAGATGTTACAACATGGCCGCAAGGGTAGCAGTATTATAGTAACTACCCGAAGCCGAAGCGTAGTGCAACAATTGCGCACTGGTTTTCTTGCAAATCAGAGGAAAATTTGCCCGGTTCCTGAGTCTGACATAATCGATCTGGGTGTTTTAGAACCTGGTGATTGTTGGGAATTAATCAAGCAAAGGGCATTTGGATCTGATGATGACCACAGTGGCCTAGAAGAAATTGGAAAGCAGATTGCAGGCAAGTGTGGGGGTTTACCGCTCGTGGCAAATGCTCTTGGGCAGGTAATGTCGGAGCTAAGGACCGTGGGTGCATGGGAAGATATAAGAGACACCAAGGTTGATTTGGGTTTGAGAGAAGGACATCAGGAAGAAGCATTAGAGAGGCTAATGGTGAGCTATTACTACATGAAGATCGAATTCAAAATGTGTTTCACGTACTTGGCAGCCTTCCCCAAGGGCTTTGTCATGCACATCAATCATATAATCCAACAATGGAATGCACTTGGGTACATCAGTTCAAGGCACGATGGTCAAAGGTGCATCAACTATCTTTTGGGCATGTCCTTTCTTCGGATTCCAGGATCTGCTTCGGTTAGTTTTGACTATGGCTGGTTCATTTTTGCCATTATGTTTTTTAACTTTATTTATAGATAAGAACACACTTTCATAGGTTCTAAATTAGGCCCTgcattttgatttttaaatttaTGTTAATGATTTAATATAACCATTTCCAAATTTAAATTTATTATTAGTACTGATAAGTTCAGTTTTGTACTTTAATACAGTAGGTCTGTTGTTTTGATTATGTTGGGTTAATATATCTTTAGTTTTAGATTCTTTCTTGCCCTTCAACTCCTGGATCTAATATCTCGATTATATGCCATGAAATTAGAATCTAATTTTGATCAATTTATTAATAATTTAGTTCTCATTGATTTTGAATCAGATCCAGGAGTTGATCCCCAGTACATTTGGTGGCAATTCTTTCTTGCCCTTCAACTCCTGGATCTAATCCGATTATGCAATATTTTAGATCCCCAGTATGACATGTCGATGATACAATCCTAGTTGGAGTTCACCAAATTATGTGCATTTGTGGCATTCCTTTTGCAACCAGCCACTCTCTGTTTTGGAAAAGAAAGGTGCAACCCCCCTACGTGTATATATACTAATTTAATAATTTTATAAGATAGGCTTCACATTTGTAACACAACAGTTTCATGCTAAAGTTCGTGCACAAATTATAGAAACAACGAAAATTGCAGCACATTTGGTGGTGAAGCACTAGTCCCTAAACGCCGCCCATGGCCCTCCTGTCCAGATTCTTCTAGGTTGTCCGCTGGGCAGCCCACATCATTAGGGTGTGTTTGGATTGAGTCACATCTAGCCCCACTAATTATTGGCTGTTTGGATTGAGACACATAATTAGGGTACTTGCCTTTTTTTTGGCAAAACCATTGAATTCCATTTGGTTTCAAGCCAAATGTCTTGCCAAACATTTGGCAACTTTGATTGGCTTGTGTTTGGTTTGGTTCCGTAATTCAGAATTTGCATGCCAGCCAATAAAAAACACATAGGTGTAAACTAACACTCACATATAATACATGATATAAATATATGTGTAAGCAAGCCTTCCCAGAACTTCACAATGACATGGTTCAATCCATACATTAAATAGCCCAAATATTGTTCGATACATAAAATTCATCAAAGTGACGAAATCAAGTTCACATACTAGCCAACCATTACCAGATCATTCGATACCATCTAAGACATAATACTTAGCCATACGCCCAAGTCTGATCCATATAGTCGATCCACTTGGTTTCGAGTCGCTCCAAGAGAAAACCTGCCATTTAGAGCATCAGTGCGTTGCAAGTGGCGTTGTTTCTTGAACTTGAAAGTTGCAATGAAGCTTGAAACAACAGTCAAGCATAAACCTTGTCGCCTCATCAGTCTAGGTTATGTACTTCATGAACTAAACAAGTGAAACTCAGCATCCAGAGAAATTTGAAAAATTCGCAAAACATATGTAGACAAATATGTATGAAAATTCCTCGTGTACATCATACGCTTTATTAGCTTTACATGCTTTGCTAGTTATCCCAGTTTGAATGCCATACAAACAATTTATGAAAATCCATGGGTTGTAGTAAAAAAAAGTGGTTAGGATAGTTGTTCTATAAAAGGGCTCCGTGGATTTAGAGGAAGTTGCAATTTTACTAGATCATCTCCTATTGTCAAGGGGTTTTACATTTATCTTTGCAATACTAAATTGATAGTAGTTACCTCTGCAGGTTAGTCCAAGTTCATTGCATTTCAGAGTTCCTCCAAAACTGGTCATGCATGATTTGGTGCATGACCTGGCATCAATTATTGCTGCTGATGAATTGGTTGACCTGGATGCTACCAAAAGCACCAGCTGGAACAGAGCTCGCTACTGCCGACATGCACAGTTAACCAACTTCAAGAATGATCCTGAGATTTTCAAATATATTCCAGGCAAGCTTAGATCCCTCCACTTTCGGGATTTAGGGGGGCTGCAACTCCCGAAAAAGGCATTTTCCCGATCCAAGTTCATACGTGTCTTGGACCTAAGTGGACATTCAGCTAAAGGTCAACCTGCTCCAAGTGGCGTGGTGCTGCCATCTTCCATTAATCAATTGAAGCTAATTAGGTATATTGATGCCGCGGGTTTGCCAATAAAATCACTTCCTAAGAATTTTCATGTACTTCAAAACATGGAAACTCTTATTCTCTCCAATTCCATGCTTGAAACCTTTCCAGACAGTATTTGTCGCCTTAGCAAACTTTGCTATTTGGACCTATCTGGCAGTAGCAGCCTCAATAAGATGTCTGCATCACTAGGGGATCTCACTCAACTATTTTTCCTCAATCTATCTGGGTGCTCTATACTCCAAGAGTTGCCTGAATCAATCTGTAAGCTTAAATGCTTACATCATCTAGACGTGTCAAATTGTTGTGCTCTTCAGCAGCTCCCCGATGAATTCGGCAACCTGCCTAAGCTCTCGCTCTTAAACATGTCAGGTTGTTCCAAGCTCACCAAACTACCTGGCAATGTTAGCTTTCCGTGCTTAGAGCATCTGAACCTATCAAGTTGTCATGAACTTGAAAACCTACAGATTGATTTTCGCCATCTTCAGAAACTTGAGTTCGTGGACCTCTCTGGTTGCTACAAGGTTTCAATGTTGCCAGGATCATTTTGCCAACTTAATCATTTGAAATATCTAGATCTTTCAGACTGTCATAACCTCGAAGAACTCCCTGAATGTTTTGATCACCTCTTCGAGCTTGAATATTTAAACCTAACAAGTTGTGCTAAGCTCCGACAATTGCCTGAGTCGCTATGCAAGTTGTTTAAGCTTAGGTATCTTCATTTGTCATACTGTCTGAGGCTCAGCGAGCTCCCCTCCTCATTTGGTGACCTTAAGCTTCAAATATTGCACATGAATGGCCTTCTAGATATGGATGACTGCCCTGATAGcattggtgacatgactagtctcaCCCAGTTTGTGGTCGACAGTGGACCTTCTAATTTGCTTGAAAAGGTTAAAGCCATTAAAATGCGTCTAAATCTTGTGGGCATGGTACATCATAATGTACAtgagatagagagtagaggatgTAGCAGTATAGTGGATCTTGTGGGATTGACTTGTTCAGAGCTGATACTTGCAGGCCTTGAGAAAGTCTGGGATCCGGAAGATGCAGACAGGGTCAAACTGCGTGATAAATCAGATATCCGAGTACTAAAACTTGGCTGGATCCCTAAGTGGATGTCTTATATATCAAGTGGTAAATCTGTGCTGGAAAGGCTCGTACCTCCTCGGACTCTTGAAAACTTTTGGCTAGTTGGGTATAGGGGCAAGGATTTCCCTAACTGGATGTTTCACATCTCGTCCTACCTCCCTTTTCTCAGCGAACTGACTCTTGATGGTTTGGAAGCATGTGATTGTCTTCCTCCATTTGGCGCACTCCCAAATTTAAGAAGTTTGTGTCTGAGGAACTGTCCCAACATTAGGAAAATTGGTAAGGAATTCTATGGAGAGGGCAGACCTTGTATGCAACTAAGAGTTCTGGACTTGGCGTCGATGGAGAATTTGGTGGAATGGTTGACAACAGAGTCAAGTGAAGAAAACAAAGAGTTTCTAATCCCTAATTTGCATCTTTTGGTTGTAAAGGACTGCCCAAATTTGAAGTTCCTACCATATCCCCCAAGAAGTATGAATTGGTTTTTGAGCAACAGTGAGACAGTTTTGCCAGAACAAGGATTTGGGAAGCTCTCGTCTTCCATTCATCCTTCTAGGCTGGCTCTAGAAGAACTTTCCATTGCAGATTGCCCCAATCTGACATCTTTGCCTGGAAGTATGAAGAACCTCACAGCTCTTACAAAATTGGCGTTGGTGGAGTGCAAAGGCCTAGAGATATTACCGGAATGGTTGGGACAGTTGACTTGCCTAGAAGAACTTTCCATCGGAGGTTGCCCCAACCTGACATCTTTGCCTGAAAGCATACGGAGTCTCTCTGCTTTGAAAGTTCTCATAATTGTTGGATGTCCAATATTGATTGAGAGGTGCCAAGGGGAGGATGCCCACAAGATTGGTCACATCCCCAAAGTCGTACTGCGCTGAGCTGTTGTACAAAATCGTTGGTCGTCTTTGCTCCCTGTGGCTATATACTTGCTCTACTCATTCGGTGCTGGAGTTGGTTCCAGCTGCTGCAGAGGAGGTAAACGGCCTGCTGGAgccttcttttttttaattttttttcctttctacaCAGTCTTCCAAGGGCAGAAAGTTGATCGAATTTTATGTTTTTAGATGAAGATGCAGTCTTAGTTGTAGCTAATCT
This window of the Triticum aestivum cultivar Chinese Spring chromosome 5D, IWGSC CS RefSeq v2.1, whole genome shotgun sequence genome carries:
- the LOC123123828 gene encoding putative disease resistance protein RGA1, producing MAMSGIGSVIAGAVGKQIVGMLGDYAASEVTLQWRYREEVLEMEETMKDLEAVLSDADDKSRRGGDGGRVFQRWLTKFKRAAYDVEDVLDELDANDLINKSQSKVSLWFSRNNQLLQRITMPHKMKKVMMKIDQVEKEGRRRLNLVPQQARGEGSRNNEIPAVHYGDGVKTGMVGRGIEKDKIISLLLTTEETNQQDISIIPVVGLGGIGKTTLAESVLADKRVSVFDVAIWVNVSKQFDLHKIGGAILKRMMNSTINLDNSDLQLHLKKELATRRYLIVLDDLWEEDGNNLERLKEMLQHGRKGSSIIVTTRSRSVVQQLRTGFLANQRKICPVPESDIIDLGVLEPGDCWELIKQRAFGSDDDHSGLEEIGKQIAGKCGGLPLVANALGQVMSELRTVGAWEDIRDTKVDLGLREGHQEEALERLMVSYYYMKIEFKMCFTYLAAFPKGFVMHINHIIQQWNALGYISSRHDGQRCINYLLGMSFLRIPGSASVSPSSLHFRVPPKLVMHDLVHDLASIIAADELVDLDATKSTSWNRARYCRHAQLTNFKNDPEIFKYIPGKLRSLHFRDLGGLQLPKKAFSRSKFIRVLDLSGHSAKGQPAPSGVVLPSSINQLKLIRYIDAAGLPIKSLPKNFHVLQNMETLILSNSMLETFPDSICRLSKLCYLDLSGSSSLNKMSASLGDLTQLFFLNLSGCSILQELPESICKLKCLHHLDVSNCCALQQLPDEFGNLPKLSLLNMSGCSKLTKLPGNVSFPCLEHLNLSSCHELENLQIDFRHLQKLEFVDLSGCYKVSMLPGSFCQLNHLKYLDLSDCHNLEELPECFDHLFELEYLNLTSCAKLRQLPESLCKLFKLRYLHLSYCLRLSELPSSFGDLKLQILHMNGLLDMDDCPDSIGDMTSLTQFVVDSGPSNLLEKVKAIKMRLNLVGMVHHNVHEIESRGCSSIVDLVGLTCSELILAGLEKVWDPEDADRVKLRDKSDIRVLKLGWIPKWMSYISSGKSVLERLVPPRTLENFWLVGYRGKDFPNWMFHISSYLPFLSELTLDGLEACDCLPPFGALPNLRSLCLRNCPNIRKIGKEFYGEGRPCMQLRVLDLASMENLVEWLTTESSEENKEFLIPNLHLLVVKDCPNLKFLPYPPRSMNWFLSNSETVLPEQGFGKLSSSIHPSRLALEELSIADCPNLTSLPGSMKNLTALTKLALVECKGLEILPEWLGQLTCLEELSIGGCPNLTSLPESIRSLSALKVLIIVGCPILIERCQGEDAHKIGHIPKVVLR